The genomic segment ATCAGTTTCAAACTGACTAAATGGCTCCATACCCACATTACCGTATATGTTTGCCGATGCCTCAAAATCAATAAGGTTTTTTTGTGGAAGGTTTATACTATAGTTGAGTTGGGGAATGTAACGGCCACCTGTCCAAAGTTGCAATTCATTAGTTGGATTGTAATGCGTATAGGCTGATAGCTGCCCTTTGAATATAAGCGTATCTTGAGCGTTCGACAGGATCGCAAAAGAGAACATGAGCAATATCAGGTTTATTGTTTTCATTTCAGTTGCGGGGGGAAATTCCGTAAGCAATCAGATTGGCCAGTTCCATTATTAATTCCTGCGGATTGGCATACAGTTGCTGAACTTTCTCATCATTGGCAAGTTCAATCAGTTTCTGACCTGCGAACAGGATTATTTCTGGCTTAAAATCTTCACGAAACCAGCCCTTGTTTTGTCCCGATCTGAAATCTTCAATAATGTTTTGCCAGTATTCATTTGTTTTTTGCTCAATATAAGTTGATAAGCCCAGGTCGGGGTTGCGATAGAAATCCTGGATAAACTCATGGCTCACATCGGCTGTCCCTTCCATTTTAAGCGTTAATAATCCATGCATACGTTCGTTTACTGTCAGATCCTCAGTCATCAAATTCTTGAATTTATCCATCGCGCCCTCCACCACTGCATCAAACACAGCTTTTGCCAACTCAAGTTTGTTGGGGTAGTATTTGTAAAATGTCATCTTACTTATGTTGGCCTTCCGGCAAACCTCCTCGATGGTGACACGTTTGAAACCATGCTTCCAGAATAGATCGTGGGCGGTTTGCATCATGGCCTTGTATTTTGCAACGTTCTTAATAATATTCATTTGTTTAATCTTACGAATTGACAGCTAATGTACGATAAAATTAATATCAAACAATAAACGTAAGAAAAATATTTTTCTGTAATTTAAGTTCACATATTAAACCCCAGGTTCCTACACTTTTTTTTTCTAACCCCAAAGCATAATAACTTTGCGCCATGGCAAAATTTACAGAAATATCTGCAACCCTTCTATTTCGGCAAATGCGTTCACAACTTGAGTCAGAATACTCGCCCAATGAATCAAGGCAATTTGCCATGATTTTACTTGATCATTTTGCCGGAATAGATATCAGGGAAATGATCATCAATCCAGGCCGCATCGTGGAAAGATCAACGCAAGAAAAGATTAATCAATCTGTTTTACGGTTATTGAAGCATGAGCCAATTCAGTACATTACCGGCATCGCTCATTTTTGTGGCTATGAGTTTCGTGTAAACCCGGACGTGCTGATCCCAAGGCCAGAAACCGAAGAGCTGGTACGCTTGGTGCTGGAAGATTATGCTGATCAACACAATTTAAAGATTGCTGATTTGGGAACCGGCAGTGGCTGCATCGCCATTTCGTTGTGGCTCAGATTCCAGGATGCAAGTGTGGATGCTTTTGATATTTCTGCTGAAGCGCTAACAATTGCCAGGAAAAACAATATTGAATTTGGTGCAAGGGTTTCTTTTTTTCAAACTGACCTTTGTGATCCGAACCTATGGCCAAATGAAAACTATGATGTAATCGTAAGCAATCCGCCGTATATCCCGATTAAAAACAAAGAATTATTGCCCATCAATGTTGCCTGGTTCGAACCGGCGACTGCCCTTTTTGTGCCTGATAACGACCCGCTTCTATTTTATAGGATCATTGCTGATTTCGCAAACTCACGGCTTAAGAAAAATGGGCAAGTATATATGGAAGTACACGAAGATTTTGCCGATAAGGTTGTTGAGCTGTTTGTAAAATCAAGTTTCGATCCTGTAGTGCTCCGTAAGGATATCAACGGTAAGAACCGTATGGTGAAAGCACGGAAGTCAGCAGACCATACAGACTATTGAAATACTAGAACTTCTCAAAAACCAATACGCTACGGTTCACATTATAGATTTTCAGATAAGAAAGCCCGTTGGCCGGATTGGTGTAACTGAAATGCTCAATGCTTTCATCCACACGTCCCCAGCCTCCATATTCAGCATTGTCGGAGTTAAGCACAATGCGGTATTTGCCAGGTTCGGGAACCATAAATTCATAATCCGGAATGGAATTGTAAACATGGAAATTGAAAACGAATACCAAGCCACCCTTCTCAAAGATCATGGTTTTATTGTTTTCGTCCAGCATAAGCTGTTGGCCATATCCGGCTTGCAGGATTCGATGTTCTTTTATGACCGCTAGCATATCCTTGTCAAATGCAGCAAGGAACTTGTATTTCAGATCAGGATTATCCACCAACGACCATTGCCTACGTGCAT from the Bacteroidales bacterium genome contains:
- a CDS encoding TetR/AcrR family transcriptional regulator gives rise to the protein MNIIKNVAKYKAMMQTAHDLFWKHGFKRVTIEEVCRKANISKMTFYKYYPNKLELAKAVFDAVVEGAMDKFKNLMTEDLTVNERMHGLLTLKMEGTADVSHEFIQDFYRNPDLGLSTYIEQKTNEYWQNIIEDFRSGQNKGWFREDFKPEIILFAGQKLIELANDEKVQQLYANPQELIMELANLIAYGISPRN
- the prmC gene encoding peptide chain release factor N(5)-glutamine methyltransferase, translated to MAKFTEISATLLFRQMRSQLESEYSPNESRQFAMILLDHFAGIDIREMIINPGRIVERSTQEKINQSVLRLLKHEPIQYITGIAHFCGYEFRVNPDVLIPRPETEELVRLVLEDYADQHNLKIADLGTGSGCIAISLWLRFQDASVDAFDISAEALTIARKNNIEFGARVSFFQTDLCDPNLWPNENYDVIVSNPPYIPIKNKELLPINVAWFEPATALFVPDNDPLLFYRIIADFANSRLKKNGQVYMEVHEDFADKVVELFVKSSFDPVVLRKDINGKNRMVKARKSADHTDY